The window ctttttttttttctcaatctttcatttttggtgatATTTTGCCCTTATGTGTATAAACACGGTCAACAGGAAAgtgcttttttcccctcttttaaaaaaggggaaaaaatgctaataatctTTACATTCCTCTGAATGCTAAAACTAATGTTTCTTATTTCTAAGTTAATGTTTACCATTTGTTACTATGTCTTAATTTAAAAGTTGAATTCTTTGTAAAACTTTGATTTTTGTCAGTAGATGTACAGTAAATGTCtatcttgtgtgttttttaacatttattagtaAAACTGGCTATTTATTACACGTATCTCTCTTTCATCTGTTGTGGAAAAGTGGGTTTTGTGcacaatttataatattacacattaCACAAAAACTCTTAAATGCTGGTAGTATGGAGCCATGGTGATGGAACAAGATCCCCCCCCATTTGtaggctttatatatatatatataaatataatagtttttattatttatatataattatacacagatttaaatcactttttactaatgtgtgtgtgtgtatatatatatatatatatatatttttttttttttttttttatatatataaaaaataatacaaatatttaaatgtgtgtgtgtatatatatatatacgccatacatacatttttttactaaatataaatataaagcagtaaaaaattatttaaatctgaatagtaaattatttaaatctctctctgtatatatatatatatatagcaattttttatgttttaaaccaaaatttttaaaccattttgtttttgcaaatgaaatctTCAGATGGCCtcatgctttgttttctttatgcaaaatataatcgctttatttcattgtGAAATGTGACCCTGGCATTCCCTCGTGAGATTCAGCCTAAAAACCTCTTGCAGATCTTCAAAGAAAAGTCTCAAATATTTGGTTGGGTTTCTTCGAGAAAGGCACAAATGGAATGGCTGCCGAGTTACTTCTCTTCCACGTCAGAGTTCGCAGAGCTTTTTGCCCCAGACTGGCAAACCTTCGAGTGATAGCTAAGATGGCTGCTTTGAGAGAAACGCTTGCCGCAGTTTCCGCAGCGGTGCggcttctctcccgtgtgaACCCGCCTGTGTTTCGCTAGCGAGCTGGCCTGAGTGAACTGCTTGCTGCAGACGTCACAAGCGTGGCTCTTTTGCCCCGTGTGAGTCAGCCGGTGCGTCTTCAGAGATCCTTTCAGGGCAAAAGCCTTCCCGCACACGTCGCACCCGAACGGCTTGTCTCCAGAATGCGTCAGCAGATGAGTCTTGAGATGCGTTCCCCGGCGAAAGCCCTTCCCGCACAGCTCGCAGCAGAAAGCCCTGACCCCCGTGTGGAGCTGCTTGTGGGATTTGAAGGTGTTGGCGTGTACGAAGGTTTTCCCGCACTCCTCGCATCGGAAAGGCTGCTCGCCCGTGTGGAGCCTTTCGTGCGCCTTGAGGTTGCCCTTCTGGGCGAAGCTCTTCCCGCAGTGCTTGCACAGGTGTGGCTTTTCTCCGGTGTGCACCCGCCGGTGGTAGTCCAAGTAAGACTTGGTGAGGAAGCGGGAGCCGCACTGCGAGCACGCGAAGTTCTTCTCGCCGGCGTGCGTCCGCTCGTGAGCTCGGAGGACGCTCGTGAGCgcgaagctcttcccgcacgcGCCGCAGGAGAACGGCCTCCGGTCGCCGTGACTCGTCATGTGGTTCCTCAGGTGGTTGGGCAGGCGGAACACCTTGTCGCAGAGCGCGCATTTGTGGGGTTTCTCCACCTTGTGGTCTCGCCGGTGGGTCTGGAGGAGGCGCCTGGAGCCGAAACGCTCGCCGCACTCCTGGCAGGCGTGAGGCGTCTCGCCGCGGTGGAGCTTCTGCTCGTGTCTTCGGAGGTTGTTGAGGTGGCTGAAGGCCTTTGCGCAGATTGTGCATACGTTCTGCTCGCCGCTCGCATTCGGCTGAGCTTCTTCGGTGGTGTCCGTCGGGGCGGCCGAACGTGTCTCGATAACGTCGGGTGGATCCATTTGCACTGAGATGCCATTCGATCGGTCCTCGGTGTTCGGTTCTTCTCTTGGCCGCTCTACTGATTCAGATTCGTCTGCACTAAGCTCTACTGAGTCTGTAACACGAACAAGGCATGGTTATGGATATGATATTGCAGATTTAGACCTTCCAAATGCATTAACGTTAAGGAGTCTGTACCAGCGGTTTCAGCGATGTCCGCAGGGTCGTCCATTCCTGTCTCGAGAATATCAGGTGGGTCCAGCATATTTAATTGTACCGAAATGTTTGGTTCAGTGGTCCACTGCTCTTCTCTTCGCTCTACAGATTCAGATTCATCTGCACTGGGCTCTATTGATTCTGTAACACGAACAAGGCATGGTTATAGATATGATATTGCATATTTAGGCTTTACATGAACACATTATACCATGCTAATCCAAATGCATTAACGCCACAAAGCCTGTATCATCTATAGCGGCGGTTTCAGGGATGTTTTTTGGGACGTCCGAACCTGTCTTGATAATATCGGGTGGATCCAGTGTGTTTAAGTGCAGTGACGCGTCGTTTAATTCATCCTTAGTGTTTGGTTCAGTGGTCCATTCGTCTCTTTGATGCTCTACTGATTCAGATTCATCTACACCGGGCTCTATTGATTCTGTAACATGAACaaggcatgtttatatatatatgatattgcGAATTTATGACATACACTTATTCTAATCGCCGGCCTGTACCATCGACTTGTTCCTCTTCGTGGACAAACACTTCTTCAAATCGAAACTCTGGCTCTTCCTAGATGAAGACAGTG is drawn from Puntigrus tetrazona isolate hp1 chromosome 7, ASM1883169v1, whole genome shotgun sequence and contains these coding sequences:
- the LOC122347850 gene encoding zinc finger protein 436-like isoform X1, encoding MSCEASVQKQVLLIMDSLVSSLVTEICQLDIFQSKRQNGNPETDIKMNLTAAIRRITNSTAEHICRILHTASNGPRKDLIRSDQVNHTGEQRSSGSGRPLNAYIRDEEHVQGGDRRDLTSGVVSGIQERLTCNLLQPVEEEPEFRFEEVFVHEEEQVDESIEPGVDESESVEHQRDEWTTEPNTKDELNDASLHLNTLDPPDIIKTGSDVPKNIPETAAIDESIEPSADESESVERREEQWTTEPNISVQLNMLDPPDILETGMDDPADIAETADSVELSADESESVERPREEPNTEDRSNGISVQMDPPDVIETRSAAPTDTTEEAQPNASGEQNVCTICAKAFSHLNNLRRHEQKLHRGETPHACQECGERFGSRRLLQTHRRDHKVEKPHKCALCDKVFRLPNHLRNHMTSHGDRRPFSCGACGKSFALTSVLRAHERTHAGEKNFACSQCGSRFLTKSYLDYHRRVHTGEKPHLCKHCGKSFAQKGNLKAHERLHTGEQPFRCEECGKTFVHANTFKSHKQLHTGVRAFCCELCGKGFRRGTHLKTHLLTHSGDKPFGCDVCGKAFALKGSLKTHRLTHTGQKSHACDVCSKQFTQASSLAKHRRVHTGEKPHRCGNCGKRFSQSSHLSYHSKVCQSGAKSSANSDVEEK
- the LOC122347850 gene encoding zinc finger protein 436-like isoform X2, with translation MSCEASVQKQVLLIMDSLVSSLVTEICQLDIFQSKRQNGNPETDIKMNLTAAIRRITNSTAEHICRILHTASNGPRKDLIRSDQVNHTGEQRSSGSGRPLNAYIRDEEHVQGGDRRDLTSGVVSGIQERLTCNLLQPVEEEPEFRFEEVFVHEEEQVDESIEPGVDESESVEHQRDEWTTEPNTKDELNDASLHLNTLDPPDIIKTESIEPSADESESVERREEQWTTEPNISVQLNMLDPPDILETGMDDPADIAETADSVELSADESESVERPREEPNTEDRSNGISVQMDPPDVIETRSAAPTDTTEEAQPNASGEQNVCTICAKAFSHLNNLRRHEQKLHRGETPHACQECGERFGSRRLLQTHRRDHKVEKPHKCALCDKVFRLPNHLRNHMTSHGDRRPFSCGACGKSFALTSVLRAHERTHAGEKNFACSQCGSRFLTKSYLDYHRRVHTGEKPHLCKHCGKSFAQKGNLKAHERLHTGEQPFRCEECGKTFVHANTFKSHKQLHTGVRAFCCELCGKGFRRGTHLKTHLLTHSGDKPFGCDVCGKAFALKGSLKTHRLTHTGQKSHACDVCSKQFTQASSLAKHRRVHTGEKPHRCGNCGKRFSQSSHLSYHSKVCQSGAKSSANSDVEEK